The following DNA comes from Diorhabda carinulata isolate Delta chromosome 3, icDioCari1.1, whole genome shotgun sequence.
cttctttattacaatattatgttCGATTCACTTTCTCTACGAAGTTACAGGGAGGAACATGAATACTAGAATTTGGACGGTGAGCTTGCTTTCACTCGCGTGGGCTCCCTGTCGCTCCGCTCCGTGTACATTTTCGGGCGCCAGTCAAAGGACGTGACGGCctaaatatagataaataaagAGTGTGGATAACTAACTCTCCTATCTCCTCCGTTCACCCAGACTCGTGTCGAGAACTTCTAGGAGGTGTCGATAGCCCCTGTAGCCTCGCAAACGTGTGGTTCGGTCATTATAATTTTAAAGGTTCctgaattttgtttcaatttaatcatTTGTTGCTAACAGTGAATAGATTTAAAATGTCTCTAAGTATATTCAAGTATATTCAAGTAACACCGATAATTCATCAGTTTagttaagttttaaataatagtCCTCTAAGCTTCGTTAATTGGACCTAAACAAAACTGTATCTTTTGTCTAttaggattttttttaatgtcaaaCATTATAGACTGTGGTATACTAATATCATTTCGTAACTATTTGGATTTAAATCAACTTACAATGATGTTTTTTATCAGGTAGTATTAATTAACATCCGATATGAAAGTTGAATAAACTTCAAGTTAGTAATATGTATCTCCAGTCTTTATCTAAGAGATAAACTTATTTAAACTCGCTTTGGTAgcaaatataacaataaatattgtaatgatcattatttaataaaaatgtacagaaaactcaaaaatggaataaaaaatttaacaattttctgttataaaaaacttgtattttgaaatataaaatgaagCTCAATGTAGGCCATCTGCCGTCGATGTTGTGAATATTCTTCATTCGTTGTTGAATTCTTTTGCGGATAATTATGGTAAGTGACTGTAGAACCCGCTCTATAAGgttaaatcatatatttaaattacttGAGTAAGAGTACAACAAAtaacatttcattttcaatattatatgtaaaaaatataactttaatcTCACATTTTTCTGTCCATTCTTATTGTTTTTAAGATTCATTTGCTTGATTTCAGATCAATATGattattaagttggaatttctggaactgttggtgatattaggagtgtaaacagtgtgttcagtacaaTTTGATTATATTCACTGTGTTACTTATATAGGAATGCTAATTGAAAGCGCACGTGCGATCGCTAAATACTACATATAAACAACAATCTGGTTGgaaacttgaataaaatttttatatcacgGGTGCTACATACATATATGATTTTCCTTTTCTATTAGATAATTTGTTTAAACTAAATCCCCATCTTTTATCTACAGTATTAATCTATGGTCAAAATGTTGAAACTCTGTATTCTACTAGTaactaacctaaaaaaattattaggaaaaaataaattgattaatatgaTTCTTAAAGTTGATTACATTCCAAAAATGACAGACAATTTTGCTGAACAGAAACCGATTAATCACCACGTTGCGCTTAGTTGCCCATTCGATctgatttaaaatgtttattacattgaaaacaacttttttttggtttgttttagGTATCCAAACATCACCGGATGGTAGAGTAACGAATATTCCAGGAAGTATGGTTAACGATCAATTCGGTATAGTCGGCTTATTAACCTTTATCAGGGCAGCTGAGACTGATCCAAATCTTGTGTCACTAGCGCTGGGCCAAGATTTAACTGCGCTAGGACTGAATCTCAATTCACCCGACAATTTGTATCCCACTTTCGCTGGACCCTGGGCGGAGCACCCATGCCGGCCGCAAGATATAGATTTTCACGTACCTCCTGAATACCTTATAAATCACGCGATAAGGTAATATTACTATTTTGCTTATTTAACAATGATATTCACTGGCCGCCGTTTTGCAAATtagcaaatttgaaattttacataaattataataaacatgaaCGTGAAATTCAGGCCCGAACATCAACGAAAACGTGCTActtgcttattttgaaaatttaaaaacattaaaggCGTCGAGTTTGTGGACTACATATTCAATGTTGAGATCTGAACTCACCGTGCGCAAAAATGTCCATATACAATAAGTACACTATGCTTTTAGCTTGGCCGAAGAACTGGTCAGCAGGATACCATCCCAAAAATGTAGAAACATTTATATGTcatcaattattaaataaatctgttCCTTAGGTTGCAATGATAGATAATAGGGATTGTGGAAGTCTGCAGGAAGGCTGAACTGACGTTCCTACGAGAAGAAGACGTATTTGATGAAGGCAACTTTTCTAAACTTGCAATCCCAGAAAACAAAGCACACGTTATTCGCGAAGTGATGTTTACTGCTGGATATATTGCTGATATCAATCTTGTTGAcctcaaaaagtatagaaatattagaCCTCCCTCTGTAAAGCACGATAAATTTTTTGTGtgatattataatggaaaatgtgaCTATAACCCGTGGACACAAATACCATTGGACAATTACCAGCAGAGATTGTTTAATACCTGGATCTACCTAATGTTAAAGGATACACAGGACATTTTTTCAGACGCTTATTAGCGTCTATCCTGACAGACTCAGGAGATGGCATTCTGAAATTAATGCAAACTGGAGGATGAAAATCCAACCGTGTAGCTATGTTGagagttcattagaaaataatagaagaatTTAAGAAAACATTCTGGGCCCATCCACTGGCATACATGTAAATATCATaacttcaaatgaaattaacattagacaAGAAGTTTAAGAGAAgattcacccagaaaatggaattaatttaaataactgtgtctttaataatgttgtttttaatgtttataactCTTTAAATactattgaatcaaaataatgagTTGATTgtgtttaaataatgaaataattggcagtttttacaataattaaattattctttgaaacttCAACAGTTACGTAAAGTTTTTACATAACTATTTTTCATAACTGATATATGAaggttatgaaaaatgtgacgATTCCTAAAGTCTAGGAGTCACTTAAAATGTCACAGTTAATATCGGAATTGAATAAAACCATTTACATagccaaaataaattttattttcatttgaatgcaTAATCTTTTTCTATACAGCATATGGAATCGGGTGGATGGTGACATTAAATTAttgatcataatatttttaatcattacaATCAGATATGAATTCTGTAAACAAAATCATTGggaagatatttgaaacaaataggttgtcaaatgaaacatttttatctCCCTAATTAATCAGTTGCAAAAATGTATATAGAGCAGTATTTATATGTTTGGTTGTACTATCAGCTCTATCACATTAagtttaatgttttttgtatcTAATAGAATTTTTGGTTTTAGGGATAAGCTGGCGTCGATGCAATTGAGTCGATATAAAGACGacttgttattttttatgttttacaaTAATGTCGGTGATGTACTTCAAATAGCAGCTGCCTCCGAACTgtaagttattttttaataactgcATATGGATTATTTTTGCTGTGTGTAGAACTGcatatattaaattcaattcaatagtTTTATTGGAGGAGAGGTGATAGTGTTTGTTACACCAGCTGAGAGAcatattagaaatgaaaaaatatcaagatcctaaatatcagtttttcttcatcattgcctgtttttttcacatcattgcctctgctcagtcacctgggaggttgggAGGTGGAACGGGTTAGCAGCCCATCTATGAACctatgaatttaatgtttttacaagaaattaCACAATTTAAAACTGCCGCAAAACTAAGTAATAGAAAGCTCGGAATGATTAAAGTTAGTATActttaatttaatgtttaattttgccacattcTCAATACTAAAATACTTACGTTGTTGTTAACGGTAATATGAAGCACTTTGGTGCTGAAGCTTTtgtaaaactcaattttttatcgataagTAATGATATAATAggttttcttgatatttttttagattcttataaaaatttttctatatcgCTTTTTTCCTTGAATATTTGGACCTCCTCTTTGGATTTTGTTTGTTCATTAAgctcaattataaatataagtaaGAGAATACTTTGCTTTGTGTAAATTTTGTATATCTTATATAATAAGTGATACAAATCCAGTGAACATAACTGAAATTTggatatttaaattatttctgctttttttgaagtgaaaactcaaatttattaaatcaatgtagatattttgaaatattttagataattcaatttttttcagctACAGTCGACAGTGGAGGTATCACACAGAGGAAAAAGTTTGGATAATGCAAGTACCAGGGATGGTTTTAATGGAAAAGACATCGACGTACGAACGGGGGACTTACTACTTTTTCGATGCCCAAAATTGGCGAAAAGTCGCGAAAGAATTCTACTTGGATTATAGTAAACTTGAAGGCCGACCAGTCATGAATCAAAGCTTACATCATAATTCATGAAAGTCCTTAACCATGACACCACCTGTATGactatgaataaatgaaaagtgtataaatatttttcaaaaagatctGGTTCCTTCCTAAGGTATTATGAATGCACTTTCAAAATAGTCAAAGGATGACACATTTGGTTAGGAAACTAGTCAAAAGTGTAGTTggcaatataaaaattataatttattctataagtttattttctttatattgattttttttacgaaatccttattattgtaaattgaagatgaaatttttaatacaattatatACCATTTCTTTATATGAAGACAGTTTTGATgatttcaaagtcttttttattaataatagagTATGTCGGCGGTAAAACTGTAATggcattaaaatttcaaattttcaaatagaactgAGCTTTTGGAAAGTATGTTCATGTTTATGTTTTGTCAGGATAAGAAAACAGTTCTACAAAGATaacaacatatatatatatatatatatatatatatatatatatatatatatatatatttaaatatacatatatgcACATATGCAATGTTATATGgttgaaatttgtattttaagaCGTTTTGTCTTTCACGTTGTACCATTATCAAGAAGgaagaaattacaaattttgaacTCCTGCCTACCCCACACTGGAGGATTATTTGTTGCGTGAAGTAGTCATATTTAGAGAACAGAAGTGGAACACTTCCTAGATTAATTGATACAAGGTAATTGTCTCTGactaaaaaaaagatttaacctctttctaatatttttcaaataaaatttccattatcaaattattaaaactcatataaaaatttttagttaaaactTTGAtactatttatttctatatcaCAAATGCTACGAATCCTATAACAGTTTTGAAAAAGTGCCTTAGGATCAAAAACAAGAATTGTTAGTTACTTCATAAggtatttcattatattaaacAGTAATTGTAACTGTCGTATAtaacaaattcattttaatttgaatggaCTACTGGTTTAAAAACGTTACTGAATTCATAAAAGCTCGAAAATAGATATTAAAAGATTCTTTTCTACAtgtcagaatggaaaaaatttttcacttatttgaCTCCATtcgagaaaaaattgatataaactCATTGGGAATGAGTTTAATGAATCCAATAAATTGGTTTCCTATATTTgctattcaaatttgttttagaagataACCTTCGGTGCTTATGCGACTCTGACTCCATTGCCGTCGAATTATATTCTCATGGTCCAGAATATGAACacagatttgatttatttctcaGTTTATTCGAATTTTAGAATGTTATATGAAgtagtttt
Coding sequences within:
- the LOC130891494 gene encoding CCR4-NOT transcription complex subunit 2; the encoded protein is MANLNFTRNIGGGNIGRTSVSFGSNSMSGHVTPVFGQRAPSERRNLASMGNSNQMGHMSTLGGYSSFNSVFGSGDTNTPSLLDLSEFPSLTNRNSGDNVPQPSPMPGGKPYVGMVKQPTSEASEFTMSSEDFPALPGTQNREGASPGSNTSGDKGVSSGAGDGINSKEGDKSGSKSGIQTSPDGRVTNIPGSMVNDQFGIVGLLTFIRAAETDPNLVSLALGQDLTALGLNLNSPDNLYPTFAGPWAEHPCRPQDIDFHVPPEYLINHAIRDKLASMQLSRYKDDLLFFMFYNNVGDVLQIAAASELYSRQWRYHTEEKVWIMQVPGMVLMEKTSTYERGTYYFFDAQNWRKVAKEFYLDYSKLEGRPVMNQSLHHNS